DNA from Parvularcula marina:
ACGGCATTGCTGATGTGATGGTATCGGATTCCGGCTTTTCCAATGGTCTTGGCTACAATTCCGGCGCGACCTTCATCATCTTCGGCAAGGATTCAACGCAGGGCGATAACTTCGCTGCGACAGTTACCCCGCAGAGCCTCGACGGGACCGACGGGCTCAAAATCTTCGGAGCGACAGACGATTACGGCTTTGGCTTCAATATCTTCAGCCTCGGCGATGTGAATGGCGACGGGTTCGACGATATCTCGATCGGCACCGGCTACAGCCAGGCTGGCGGTCGTGCCTATGTGATTTTCGGCACGGATAACGGCTTTGGCGGCGAGCTCCATGCCTTCAATATTAATGGCCATAACGGCACGATTTTCGAAACGCCGGAGGGCGCCCCGAAATTCGTGGTCGCCGGAGATATTAACGGAGACGGCTTTGTCGACGGCATCATCGGTAACCAAACTGGCCAGGGCGTCAGCGGCTATAATGATGCCTATGACGGTGTCGTCTATGTCATTCTCGGCGATGCCGATGTTGGTAACGATCCGGCCTCAGCGTCGGTCTATATTGCGCTGACCCCGAACCCTGCCAGTGCCATCACCTTCGGTCAGATGACTGCAGCTGGAGACTTCTCCGGCACGGATTTTGATGATATGATCGAAGGTTCTAGTGGTAGTGATACGATCAACGGTATGTCCGGTGATGACACCATTAATGGAATGGGGGGTGATGACGTGATTATTGGCGGAGACGGCAGCGATCTGATCATCGGTGGCGATGGCAATAATCTGCTCATCGGCGACAATGGCGGGGTAATCCCGGTCAGCCTGTTAACCACACTTGATAACTCTGGAACACCTCCACCGCCCGTGACGCCTGACCTTAAAGGCGGCGTTGTGGATGCTGGTCCTGCCTATGGCAGTGTTGACCCGTGGGTGAACTGGGGCACGCAAAAAGGCGATGTTATCGACCGTGGCCCTGTGTCCGGCTTTGACCCGTCGCTGGAGCCTGACTTCGTCTATAGCGATGGGGCTTCGTCCTATGGCTATGACACGCCGAGTTCCGATGACCCCTTCGCGGTTGGTCCTGTGTCTGGTGTCGTCGTTGTGGCGCAGTCTTCTTATGCGCCTGACCTCGCAGGCGATCTGCCGCGCGGGCAAGTCTTCGGCAGCCAGTCATTCTATGACGGGCCGGATATGCCGAGCTGGATGGTTGAGCACACCATGTGGGAGGCACCCGGTTTTGACTATGACTTCCTCTTGGTCAGTGGCGAAGAGCCAGGCCCGGCCATTGCTGGCCTGCCTGAAGTCGATGGTCCGGTGCAGACCGTGATCGAAGAGCCCGGGCTGGTCGATATCGTGACGATCCTTGCGGGTGGCGGGCCTGTTCACATTCCTGATCCGCTTGAGGACGTCCATTTCTGATGCCCTCACGGGCCTTTGGAATGACAATGAAATTCCCAGAACCGCGCCCCTCAAGGCGCGGTTTTTTGTTGGGGTGAGTAGTGTCGGGTGCGTGGCTCGCCTGCGGGGCATGACAAGCGGTATGGTCGCTGCTACTTCGCCGCCCTTATCGCAAGAAGGCGCCTTTCATGACCGTTTTCCTCCATCACCAAGATCTGCCCCAAGATGTCAGCTTTGAGGGCGCGATTGCGGTCGATTCAGAGACGCTCGGCCTCAACCCGCTGCGCGATCGGCTCTGCGTGGTTCAGCTCTCCGACGGCAAGGGCGACGCGCATCTCGTCAAATTCGACGGGTCTGACTATTCGGCGCCGCGCCTCAAGGCGCTGCTTGCGGATCCCACCCATCTCAAGATCTTCCATTTCGCGCGTTTTGACATCGCCGTCTTTCGCCACTGGCTGGGGGTCGAGACGACGCCGATCTATTGCACCAAGATCGCCTCGAAACTCGCGCGGACTTATACCGACCGGCATGGCCTCAAAGACGTCACGCGCGAGTTGGCGGGGGTTGAGCTCTCCAAACAGCAGCAGTCCTCCGACTGGGGAGCAGCTGAGCTGTCGGATGCGCAAAAAGACTATGCGGCCTCGGATGTCCTCTACCTTCACAAGGTCAAGGCCGCGCTCGACGGGATGCTCGCGCGGGAGGGCCGCACAGCGCTGGCGCAGGCCTGTTTTGACTTCCTGCCGACCCGGGCAGCGCTTGATCTGGGCGGATGGAGCGAGACCGACATTTTCGCTCACAGCTGAGCGGGCCGGAGGGGCGAAACCCTTCGTGACCTTGTCGTCATAAATCGTAATTTAACGCGATCGTCAGATGAGCGGACCTTTCCCGGTGGCAGTCAGAGTGCCATATTCCGGGAAGTTATTTCGTATCGAATAGAGGACCGGCGTGGACCAGGCCGCCGACAACTTTCAGGATTTCGTGATGCGTCGCCCAGACAGGCGGCGGCTCTCGACGGCGGCCGTCAGCGCGCATTCCCAAAGGGTCAAATGGCTGCGCCTTATCGTACCGGCAATCGGCGCGGGGGTCCTGATGACCTATGCGCTGAGCGCAACCCCCCCGGTGATCGACAAGGCCTTCATGCGCGACTTTGCCAATATCGACACAGACGCAGAGAATATGCGCCTCAATCGGCCCCGGCATACGGGCTATGATCTTGAGGGCAATCCGTTCGAAATTGCCGCCGCCTCAGCCTTGCGGAACCCCGAAACCCCGGGGCTGATCTCGCTGGATAGCCCGCAGGCTTTTCGCGGCCTTGAGAATGATGAGGACGTGACGGTCCGGGCCTTGCGCGGTCTCATGGATACGGAAGCCAAACGGCTCGATCTTTCCTCGAGCGTGGAACTTGATCACCGCATCGGCGGCAGCGATTTCACGCTCAATACCGATGCGGCCGAAGTCGATTTCGAGAACAAGACGATCAAATCGGTGTCCGGCGTCAGCGGCTCCGGCGATCGCGGCACCGTTGCTGCGGATAGCATGACAGTTTATCAGGATGAGGGCCGCGCGGTCTTTGAAGGGAACGTCCAGTTCCAGATCGCGCCCGCCAAGAAAAAGGATGATGACACCGGCGGCTGATAGGGTGAGGAGACGCTCCGCACTATTGCCGCCAAGGGGTCACAGCAGGAAGGCCAAGGGGACATGCTGATTCTTGTATCGCTGATGGGGATGACGATGCTGTCGTCCCAGGACCTTCCCGCACAGACATTGCGGGATGATCAGCCGATCGATGTCTCTGCGGGCCGCTGCGAGGTTTTCGAGAATGAGGACACGGTGCGTTGCGAAGGCGCGGTGCGCGTTTCGCAGGGCGAGGCCATTCTCGCAGCCGACCGGATGACGATTTACGGCACGCAGGAAGAGGGCGGTTTCCGCCGGATCGAGGCGGAGGGCGCAGTGCGCTACGCCACCGGCGAGAATGCAATGTCCGGGCAGAGCGCGACCTATGATGCAGCCACAACGACCCTCACGCTGATTGGCGATGTCGTTGTCGTGCAGGCTGATCAGGTGATGACGGGCGGGCAACTCGTCTACAATACGACGACCGGCGCAACCCTCTTTACACCGCCCAATGGCGGCAGGGTGCGCGGTGTCTTCTACACCGCCAACGACGCCCGGTAATGGATGGTGCGCCCATAGACGCCGAGCTTGTCAGCACGGAAGGTGAGCCCCTCGGCGGGGCGGGCGCCCGCGAGGGCCTGCGCGCTGAAAACCTGCAGAAAATGTTCCGTAGGCGGCAAGTCGTCAATCATGTGAGCTTTCATGTCCGCCGCGGCGAGGCGGTGGGCTTGCTTGGCCCCAATGGTGCGGGCAAGACGACCTGTTTTTATATGGTCACCGGGCTTGTCCCCGCTGATGGCGGTTCGATCACGATTGACGGTTATGACGTCACCCGCCTGCCCATGTATCAACGGGCAAAGCTGGGGATTGGCTATCTGCCGCAGGAAGCCTCGATTTTCCGGGGGCTGACCGTTGCGGAGAATATTCAGGCCGTGGTGGAGCTTGCCCATAAGGGCAAGGAGACCCAGCGCGCCGTAACTGAGGCGCTGATGCGCGAATTCGGCATCATGCATGTCAAAGATTCAGCGGCGACAGCCCTTTCGGGCGGTGAGCGCCGGCGGCTTGAAATCGCCCGCGCTGTCGCGACGGGTCCTGACTACATGCTGCTCGATGAGCCCTTTGCCGGGATCGACCCGCTGGCCATCGCAGATATCCGCGAGCTGGTCGCGCATCTTAAAGATCGCGGGCTCGGCGTTCTGATTACCGACCATAATGTCCGCGAGACGCTCGATATCATCGACCGCGCCTATATCCTGCATAAGGGCGAGGTGCTGAGCGAAGGCACACCCGCCGATATTATTTCTAACGAAGACGTGCGCCGCGTTTATCTGGGGGAAACCTTCCAGCTGTAATGTTCTTTCTGGTGTGAGTAGCCCGCCACTTTGGGGAGTGCCGGGATCTGGGAGAGCATGAAATGAAGATTACGCCCAAATTGGAGGCGCGGCAGAGCCAGCAGCTCGTCATGACGCCTCAGCTTCAACAGGCGATCAAGCTTCTCCAATTGACCAATCTGGAACTGACCGAATTTGTGGAATCCCAGCTTGAGGAAAATCCTTTCCTTGAGCGGGAAGAGACGGAGCCGGGCGAGGAGGGGAATGTCTCGCTTGATTCCGGACGTGACGAGCTGACGCCGGCGGATGTCGACAAGTCGATGACGCAGAACGACACGCTCGATGGGGCTAGCCCGGGGGATGCCGGTGCAGGGGACTGGTCGTCAGTCTCCGGCCGGCAGGGGCCTGCCAGCGAGGAATATGACGCCGCGCAAAACAAGGCCGAGACGATCAGCCTGCATGACCATCTGACGAGCCAGCTTCATCTGGCGACCCGGGATGAAGTCATGCTGATGATCGGCGCGCATCTGATCGATATGATCGATGATGGCGGCTATATGCGTGAGGATGTCGGCGAGATTTCTCTTCGTCTGGGGGCGGATGAGGCACTGGTCGCGCGGACGCTTCGCCTTGTGCAGAGTTTTGAGCCATCAGGCGTTGGCGCGCGGAACCTTCAGGAATGCCTCAAACTGCAATTGCGGGATATGGGCGAGCTTGATGTCTGCATGGACCAGTTCCTTGAGCATCTACATCTTCTGGGGACGTATAATCTGCCGGCGCTTCGCCGCGCCTGTAAGCTGAGCGAAGAAGAGCTGTCGGCCAAGATCTCGCGCATCCGTTCGCTCGATCCCAAGCCGGGCCTCAAATTCGGCCATGATGCGGTGCAGGTCGTCCTGCCCGATGTCTATGTTACCGAAGCTGAAGATGGCGGCTGGAAGGTCGAGCTTAACTCGGAAACCCTGCCGCGCGTCATCGCCAATGAGCGCTATTTCTCGCGCCTGTCGTCGAAGGAGCATGGCGGGGAAGCCCGTAACTTCCTCAATGAGCAGATGTCGAACGCCAACTGGCTGGTGCGCAGCCTCGACCAGCGGGCACGGACGATCCTTCGGGTGGCAACCGAGATCGTGAAATATCAGGACGAATTCCTGATCAAGGGGATCTCCTATCTGAGGCCGCTCAATCTCAAGACGATTGCCGATGCGATCGAGATGCATGAGTCAACCGTCAGCCGGGTGACATCCAATAAATATCTGCATACCCCGCGCGGCATGTTCGAGTTGAAATATTTCTTCACGCCGGGCATTGCCTCACGCGATGGCGATCACCAATATTCCGCCGAGACGGTCCGTCACCGGATCAAGGGGTTGATCGAGAATGAGGATCCGGCCGATCCGGTCTCAGATGAAGCGCTTGTCATCCTTCTTGGTAAGGAGAATATCGATATTGCCCGCCGTACTGTGGCAAAATATCGCGAGGCGCTCGGTCTGCCTTCTTCTGTGCAAAGACGCCGCATCGCCAAGCGTCAGGCTGTCTGAATAACTATATGTAAAGAGTGCTCCGCAAAGCAGATGGGTGCCTTCCCACGCTGATTGCAAAGGCGCATATTAGCCACCCTGTTATGGAGATGGAGTATTTTATGGACGTTCAAATCACCGGAAAAGCCATTGATCTGGGTGCTGCATTGCAAACTCACGTGAACGATAATCTTTCCGCTGGTGTCCACAAATATTTCGACCGATCGGCCGAAGCCCAGGTGACCTTCGACAAGGAAGGTCCGGAAATTTCATCAGAAATTACACTACATCTCGCCTCTGGCGTGTTCCTGACCGCAAGCGATAGAGCGCATGATGCGTATGGGGCCTTTGATGGCGCCATGCAAAAGCTGGAAAAACGGGTTCGCCGGTACAAGCGGCGCCTGAAAGATCACCACGCAAATAATCGTGACCCTCTTCCCGCCGAAACGGCCTCTTCCTATATCATCGCAGCGCCGGGCGATGTGGAAATCGAGGAAAGCGGTGAGAACGGGGACAGCCCCCTGATCATCGCCGAACAGCCCAAGACCCTGCGCAGTATGACAGTCTCGGATGCCGTTCTTCAGCTCGATGTTTCGGATGAGGAAGTCGTGATTTTCCGCAATGCCAAGCATGGCGACCTGAACGTCGTCTATCGCCGCGCAGACGGGAATATCGGCTGGATCGACGGTAGCCGACGGGGCTGACCTCGAAAGTCAAGTCACGAAAAAAATGAAATTTACTCGAATTTGAAGGTTCCTTAGTGACGCCGTGCGAGACTGTGGTATGTGCGGTACTAAGTAACAGTGCTGCCGTTTCCAAGAACGGCAAGGTTCTGAATGGTTAATGATATCAGTACTTTCCTGACGCCGGCAGATGTCCTCATCGACATCGAAGCCCGGTGCAAACGGGAATTACTTTCGAAGATCTCCCATCACGCGGCCAGCCGTTTCGGCCTGAACGAAACGGCCCTGACGGACGCTCTGATGGAACGTGAACAGCTCGGCACGACCGCCATCGGTCACGGTGTCGCCATTCCGCACGCCAAGATGAAAATCGACCGGCTGTGGGGTGTCTTTGCCCGCACGGCAAAGCCCGTGGATTTCGATGCGCTTGATGACCAGCCGGTGGATCTGCTTTTCCTGCTTCTGGCACCTGCCGAAGCCTCTGCGGACCACCTCAAGGCCCTTTCGCGGATTGCCCGCGCGGTGCGCCCTGAAGTGACGCGCAATGCACTGCGCGGCGCCAAGGACCGTGAGGCGCTTTATGCGCTGCTGACCGGTGAAATTGACGCCGCCGCTGCGTAACGCCTCTTAAAAAGACAAATAAAAAGGCGCGGGGGCAATGCTCTTCCGCGCCTTTGTTTTATCTGGATTTGGACCCGGTTTAGTGAACGCTGAGCGGGGTCATTTCATGCTGGCGTGCGGCGGCAAAGGCGATCTCACGATCGCTCATCAGCGCGATGCGGGCACCATCTTCGCCATGCAGGGCGTATAGAATGCTGTCATCTGAGAAGGCGTCGCTGAGGTCTTCAGACTCGCGTTCGATCTCGTCACGGACATCGCGGGCCATGACGGGGCGCACATAACAGATCTTGTGGTTGGCGAGGGGATTATTCGTCATTTCCATCGAACCCAACCCTTTCCTTGTTGCGTCAGGCAGCCGTGCAACCGGCATGCCGTGCGGGACCTCTCAGTCTCGTTACATCATCTCAATTTCAGAAAAATGAACGCCAAATGCGTGAAATCTTCCTGAGACTTTCGTGTTACTGGATAATGTAACAAGGAAAATGTAACACTAATATGACGGTCCGCAAGGGGGTCAGCTCAGCATGGTGAAAATAAGAAGCCCAAGAACGATCCTGTAGATCACAAAAGGCGT
Protein-coding regions in this window:
- a CDS encoding ribonuclease D; this translates as MTVFLHHQDLPQDVSFEGAIAVDSETLGLNPLRDRLCVVQLSDGKGDAHLVKFDGSDYSAPRLKALLADPTHLKIFHFARFDIAVFRHWLGVETTPIYCTKIASKLARTYTDRHGLKDVTRELAGVELSKQQQSSDWGAAELSDAQKDYAASDVLYLHKVKAALDGMLAREGRTALAQACFDFLPTRAALDLGGWSETDIFAHS
- the lptC gene encoding LPS export ABC transporter periplasmic protein LptC, which codes for MDQAADNFQDFVMRRPDRRRLSTAAVSAHSQRVKWLRLIVPAIGAGVLMTYALSATPPVIDKAFMRDFANIDTDAENMRLNRPRHTGYDLEGNPFEIAAASALRNPETPGLISLDSPQAFRGLENDEDVTVRALRGLMDTEAKRLDLSSSVELDHRIGGSDFTLNTDAAEVDFENKTIKSVSGVSGSGDRGTVAADSMTVYQDEGRAVFEGNVQFQIAPAKKKDDDTGG
- a CDS encoding LptA/OstA family protein, whose translation is MLILVSLMGMTMLSSQDLPAQTLRDDQPIDVSAGRCEVFENEDTVRCEGAVRVSQGEAILAADRMTIYGTQEEGGFRRIEAEGAVRYATGENAMSGQSATYDAATTTLTLIGDVVVVQADQVMTGGQLVYNTTTGATLFTPPNGGRVRGVFYTANDAR
- the lptB gene encoding LPS export ABC transporter ATP-binding protein produces the protein MDGAPIDAELVSTEGEPLGGAGAREGLRAENLQKMFRRRQVVNHVSFHVRRGEAVGLLGPNGAGKTTCFYMVTGLVPADGGSITIDGYDVTRLPMYQRAKLGIGYLPQEASIFRGLTVAENIQAVVELAHKGKETQRAVTEALMREFGIMHVKDSAATALSGGERRRLEIARAVATGPDYMLLDEPFAGIDPLAIADIRELVAHLKDRGLGVLITDHNVRETLDIIDRAYILHKGEVLSEGTPADIISNEDVRRVYLGETFQL
- the rpoN gene encoding RNA polymerase factor sigma-54 — its product is MKITPKLEARQSQQLVMTPQLQQAIKLLQLTNLELTEFVESQLEENPFLEREETEPGEEGNVSLDSGRDELTPADVDKSMTQNDTLDGASPGDAGAGDWSSVSGRQGPASEEYDAAQNKAETISLHDHLTSQLHLATRDEVMLMIGAHLIDMIDDGGYMREDVGEISLRLGADEALVARTLRLVQSFEPSGVGARNLQECLKLQLRDMGELDVCMDQFLEHLHLLGTYNLPALRRACKLSEEELSAKISRIRSLDPKPGLKFGHDAVQVVLPDVYVTEAEDGGWKVELNSETLPRVIANERYFSRLSSKEHGGEARNFLNEQMSNANWLVRSLDQRARTILRVATEIVKYQDEFLIKGISYLRPLNLKTIADAIEMHESTVSRVTSNKYLHTPRGMFELKYFFTPGIASRDGDHQYSAETVRHRIKGLIENEDPADPVSDEALVILLGKENIDIARRTVAKYREALGLPSSVQRRRIAKRQAV
- the hpf gene encoding ribosome hibernation-promoting factor, HPF/YfiA family, with product MDVQITGKAIDLGAALQTHVNDNLSAGVHKYFDRSAEAQVTFDKEGPEISSEITLHLASGVFLTASDRAHDAYGAFDGAMQKLEKRVRRYKRRLKDHHANNRDPLPAETASSYIIAAPGDVEIEESGENGDSPLIIAEQPKTLRSMTVSDAVLQLDVSDEEVVIFRNAKHGDLNVVYRRADGNIGWIDGSRRG
- a CDS encoding PTS sugar transporter subunit IIA — its product is MVNDISTFLTPADVLIDIEARCKRELLSKISHHAASRFGLNETALTDALMEREQLGTTAIGHGVAIPHAKMKIDRLWGVFARTAKPVDFDALDDQPVDLLFLLLAPAEASADHLKALSRIARAVRPEVTRNALRGAKDREALYALLTGEIDAAAA
- a CDS encoding DUF1150 domain-containing protein, whose product is MEMTNNPLANHKICYVRPVMARDVRDEIERESEDLSDAFSDDSILYALHGEDGARIALMSDREIAFAAARQHEMTPLSVH